The Paenibacillus uliginis N3/975 genome has a window encoding:
- a CDS encoding exonuclease domain-containing protein has product MKDPRESGAGFWRSLRMGDINSAIASMKGTPSAQQIAYIRSQMREQRRPEMLGIPLNQLETVVFDLETTGFSHQHGDEILSIGAVRTNGTKITEDKCFYMIVNSGVSVPEHITGLTGISQPMVDAAASLMDGLHDFMAFVEGRVLVAHAAGHDRAFLNAALWKTSKVRLTHRLLDTMMLAQHLFPSYPDYSLNELLRHRNIPVQGRHHALCDAVMTAKLWATYLEEVQRRGHAETLGDLYVYLSGAQ; this is encoded by the coding sequence GTGAAGGATCCGAGAGAGTCCGGAGCCGGATTTTGGCGGTCTTTGCGTATGGGTGATATTAATTCGGCGATTGCATCCATGAAAGGGACCCCCTCGGCTCAGCAGATCGCCTATATACGCTCTCAGATGAGGGAACAAAGACGGCCTGAGATGCTGGGCATACCGCTGAATCAATTGGAAACTGTAGTGTTCGATTTGGAAACGACCGGATTCTCACATCAGCATGGTGATGAAATTTTGTCCATTGGAGCTGTGCGAACAAATGGGACGAAAATTACCGAGGATAAGTGCTTTTATATGATTGTTAACAGCGGTGTGTCTGTACCGGAGCATATTACGGGCTTGACCGGAATATCGCAACCGATGGTCGATGCTGCCGCTTCCTTGATGGACGGATTGCATGATTTTATGGCATTTGTCGAAGGAAGGGTACTTGTGGCTCATGCCGCCGGCCATGATCGAGCGTTCTTGAACGCAGCCCTTTGGAAAACATCAAAGGTACGTTTAACTCACCGCTTGTTGGATACGATGATGTTGGCTCAGCATTTATTTCCCAGCTATCCAGATTATAGTCTCAACGAATTGCTTCGACATAGGAACATCCCGGTACAAGGCCGTCATCATGCGTTATGTGATGCGGTTATGACCGCGAAGCTCTGGGCCACCTATCTGGAAGAAGTTCAGCGACGAGGACATGCAGAGACCTTGGGTGATTTGTATGTATACTTAAGTGGAGCGCAATAA
- a CDS encoding ammonium transporter, which yields MKKRWLGSLIAMGTLIAFPVSAFADEGATNVELQAGLNSVFVFLAALLVFFMQAGFALLEAGSVRMKNAGHVAGKTVLTFGISVVAFWALGFGLAFGNGNSFFGLEGFFLSGDNMAASFSSLSAYDVPTTIMFLFHLSFAAVSLAIACGGMAERAKLSVYIIFGILFTIVIYPVVAHWVWGGGWLGSLGMQDFAGSTVVHLTGATAALVATVLLKPRLGKYNKDGKPNSIPGHNQVLSVLGVLIIWIGWFGFNPGSTISALMDGFFGFVALNTNIAAAAGALAALLISWAVLGKADIPSMLNGVLAAFVAITGACAFVEPWAAVVIGAVAGSITFFSAQWFERKGVDDPVYAFSVHGIAGMWGAVSTGLFAAPRLVEITGVGNAGLFYGGGFRQLGVQLLGLIGTFAFVLVISFLILGLIKMTIGLRVTEEEELMGLDISEHGTYGYPEQMKLFAESESKPAELRNLPKTASGSESAM from the coding sequence ATGAAAAAAAGATGGCTAGGTTCTTTAATTGCGATGGGTACATTGATCGCTTTTCCAGTGAGCGCTTTTGCTGATGAGGGAGCGACAAACGTTGAACTGCAAGCAGGTTTAAACTCGGTATTTGTTTTTCTGGCTGCGTTGCTCGTATTCTTTATGCAGGCCGGATTCGCACTGCTTGAGGCAGGTTCGGTAAGAATGAAGAACGCTGGTCACGTTGCGGGTAAAACGGTGCTGACTTTCGGTATTAGTGTCGTCGCTTTCTGGGCTTTGGGATTCGGGCTGGCTTTCGGAAACGGCAATAGTTTTTTCGGATTAGAAGGTTTCTTTCTAAGCGGAGACAACATGGCGGCATCCTTCAGCTCATTATCCGCCTATGATGTGCCGACAACGATTATGTTTCTGTTCCATCTTTCATTCGCTGCCGTATCGCTTGCGATTGCATGTGGAGGTATGGCGGAACGGGCAAAGTTAAGCGTGTATATCATATTCGGTATTTTATTTACGATTGTCATTTATCCGGTTGTTGCTCACTGGGTTTGGGGCGGCGGATGGCTTGGAAGCCTCGGTATGCAGGACTTTGCCGGTTCAACGGTAGTTCATTTGACGGGTGCTACGGCAGCTTTGGTTGCTACGGTTCTGCTTAAGCCTCGTCTTGGCAAATACAATAAGGATGGTAAACCAAATAGCATTCCTGGTCACAACCAAGTCTTGTCTGTTCTGGGTGTACTGATTATTTGGATCGGATGGTTCGGATTCAACCCAGGCAGCACGATCTCGGCATTGATGGACGGCTTTTTCGGATTTGTAGCTTTGAATACAAATATCGCTGCGGCTGCGGGTGCACTGGCTGCTCTGCTCATATCTTGGGCGGTTCTTGGAAAAGCCGACATTCCGAGCATGCTGAACGGCGTATTGGCCGCTTTTGTCGCAATTACAGGAGCTTGCGCATTTGTTGAACCTTGGGCAGCTGTTGTAATCGGGGCGGTTGCCGGTAGTATCACGTTTTTCTCTGCACAGTGGTTTGAGCGCAAAGGAGTAGATGATCCTGTATATGCTTTCTCTGTACACGGTATCGCAGGTATGTGGGGAGCGGTGTCTACCGGTCTATTCGCCGCACCTAGACTTGTTGAAATAACAGGCGTCGGTAATGCAGGGCTGTTCTATGGCGGAGGTTTTAGACAGCTCGGCGTGCAGCTTCTCGGTTTAATCGGAACTTTTGCTTTCGTGCTGGTCATCTCCTTCCTGATTCTTGGGCTGATCAAAATGACGATAGGACTTCGGGTTACTGAGGAAGAGGAGCTTATGGGGTTGGATATTAGTGAGCATGGAACGTATGGCTATCCTGAACAAATGAAGCTGTTTGCAGAATCGGAGTCTAAACCTGCTGAATTGCGGAATTTACCCAAAACAGCATCTGGAAGCGAATCGGCAATGTAG
- a CDS encoding TlpA disulfide reductase family protein, whose amino-acid sequence MKRNLTILAILLLAGVLVIYNQAGDKIESVFMAEKPLPTETGAKAGLLAPAFSLEGLDGKTYTGDGVRDKALIINFWASWCDPCKQEAPELSKFASAYAEDLDVYGINVTKYDNEKKARQFVQDFALTYPIMFDQEGKVFEDVYKGKVFPTNVLIDRRGVITEIILGAPDPEDLEKKIKKLIKS is encoded by the coding sequence ATGAAGCGTAATTTGACCATATTGGCAATACTTTTACTGGCAGGGGTCTTGGTGATCTATAACCAGGCCGGGGACAAGATTGAATCCGTGTTTATGGCTGAGAAACCTCTGCCTACCGAAACCGGCGCAAAGGCAGGTTTGCTTGCACCCGCATTCTCACTGGAAGGTTTGGACGGCAAAACATACACCGGCGACGGAGTAAGAGACAAAGCGCTCATTATTAACTTCTGGGCTTCCTGGTGCGATCCGTGTAAGCAAGAGGCGCCGGAGCTGTCGAAGTTTGCTTCTGCATACGCAGAGGACCTGGATGTTTACGGGATTAACGTCACGAAATATGATAATGAGAAAAAAGCACGGCAGTTTGTTCAGGATTTTGCCCTGACTTATCCGATTATGTTCGATCAGGAGGGCAAGGTGTTTGAGGATGTTTATAAGGGCAAAGTGTTTCCGACCAACGTTCTGATTGACCGTAGAGGTGTCATTACGGAAATCATTCTGGGAGCGCCTGACCCGGAAGATCTTGAGAAGAAGATTAAAAAGCTCATTAAATCTTGA
- a CDS encoding rhomboid family intramembrane serine protease, with the protein MIFIRYENWKSYLRYYPFTSLLLIANLVMFFILTFNGGSTNNGTLLEYGAVTNGEPFRGEWWRYIAAVFLHNGFDHLFFNSFGLLVIAPPLERILGTFKYALLYLLSGILGNIVSVSYYDKIGELTLLVGASGAIYGVYGAFLYIALFQRNMMDEASRKMLYTLLIMGILFSFAPGIGMVAHLSGMVCGFFIYGLLIRLGKQRQM; encoded by the coding sequence ATGATATTTATTCGGTATGAAAATTGGAAAAGCTACCTACGTTATTATCCGTTCACCTCACTGTTGTTAATTGCGAACCTCGTTATGTTCTTTATTCTGACGTTTAACGGCGGATCGACAAACAATGGGACACTGCTGGAATATGGAGCTGTTACGAATGGAGAACCGTTCCGTGGTGAATGGTGGCGGTATATCGCAGCTGTTTTCTTGCATAATGGATTCGATCACTTGTTCTTTAACAGCTTTGGTCTGTTGGTGATCGCGCCGCCGCTGGAGCGGATATTGGGTACGTTCAAATATGCGCTGCTCTACCTGTTAAGCGGTATTTTGGGGAACATAGTCAGTGTTTCCTATTATGACAAGATAGGTGAATTGACTTTGCTTGTAGGAGCCTCAGGCGCGATCTACGGGGTGTATGGAGCGTTTCTGTATATTGCCTTATTCCAGCGCAACATGATGGATGAAGCTTCTAGAAAGATGCTCTATACTCTGCTTATAATGGGGATTCTTTTTTCGTTTGCCCCTGGAATCGGCATGGTGGCTCATTTAAGTGGAATGGTTTGCGGTTTCTTTATTTATGGCCTGCTGATTCGTCTCGGAAAACAACGCCAGATGTGA
- a CDS encoding zinc metallopeptidase: MSFDPMFILIIIAFIFTLVAQFRVKGTFTKWAKVENSSGMTGYDAARHMLDSNGLHDVPIEPVPGALSDHYDPIHRVVRLSEPVYYERSISAVSVACHEVGHAIQHKVSYPMLVARHKMFPIVNFASGIAPFLFIAGFLFQAFNLIGLGIIFFSAAVAFQLVTLPVEFNASNRAREIMVSEGYISNEEERGVAKVLNAAALTYVAAALLSLLELLRYIMIFLNNRD; the protein is encoded by the coding sequence ATGTCTTTTGACCCAATGTTTATTCTTATTATAATCGCATTTATTTTCACACTAGTCGCACAGTTCCGAGTGAAAGGAACGTTTACCAAATGGGCTAAAGTAGAAAATTCGAGTGGAATGACAGGCTACGATGCAGCTCGTCATATGCTCGACAGCAACGGTCTCCACGATGTGCCGATTGAGCCGGTACCTGGCGCTTTGTCTGACCACTACGACCCAATACATCGTGTTGTGAGATTGTCCGAACCCGTCTACTATGAGCGTTCAATTTCTGCTGTCTCTGTTGCCTGCCACGAAGTTGGTCACGCAATCCAGCATAAAGTAAGCTATCCGATGCTGGTTGCCCGTCACAAGATGTTTCCAATCGTTAACTTTGCATCCGGTATCGCGCCTTTCTTGTTCATCGCTGGATTCTTGTTCCAAGCCTTCAACCTGATCGGCCTCGGCATCATTTTCTTCTCGGCTGCCGTTGCTTTTCAGTTGGTTACTCTGCCAGTCGAATTCAATGCCAGCAACCGTGCTCGTGAAATCATGGTATCCGAAGGCTATATTTCAAACGAGGAAGAACGCGGTGTAGCCAAGGTACTGAACGCCGCAGCCTTAACCTATGTAGCTGCTGCCCTTCTGTCCCTGCTTGAGTTGCTTCGTTATATTATGATCTTTTTAAACAACCGCGATTAA
- a CDS encoding M67 family metallopeptidase, with product MEVYTHEDFSIQLTAEVFHKISKQTFTCLPEEACGVLLGNLSERHLLMDDYIPIRNTAADPRHQFSLDPVQWTSLLLKKHRIFGLFHSHPSSLPVPSQDDLHQLQSFGGLFHVYFIGSPQNSQPGNLLLQAYLIVKDCSSPQATSPSSQESNRWMWSLRQEDYTLLRST from the coding sequence ATGGAAGTTTATACTCACGAAGATTTTTCAATACAGCTTACTGCCGAGGTTTTTCATAAGATAAGTAAACAAACCTTTACCTGTTTACCCGAAGAGGCATGTGGCGTACTCTTAGGTAACCTTTCAGAAAGACATCTGCTCATGGATGACTATATCCCTATACGTAACACTGCTGCTGACCCACGGCATCAATTCTCACTAGATCCTGTCCAATGGACGTCTCTCCTGCTTAAGAAGCACCGTATATTTGGCTTGTTCCACAGCCATCCAAGCAGCCTCCCGGTTCCCTCTCAGGATGATTTACACCAGCTGCAATCATTTGGCGGTCTGTTCCATGTGTATTTCATAGGATCGCCTCAGAATTCACAGCCCGGAAATCTTCTCCTGCAAGCTTACCTGATTGTCAAAGATTGTTCATCACCGCAAGCCACATCTCCGTCATCTCAAGAAAGTAACCGCTGGATGTGGTCATTAAGACAGGAAGACTACACCTTATTGCGCTCCACTTAA
- a CDS encoding DUF294 nucleotidyltransferase-like domain-containing protein, translated as MKPLESKDLFPEFPEILEARTERELRNARIAGQNKLLEMKSDTNLDTWISWVNRMHDEIGQHAAVLCEQMMVEAGFGRPPVRYAFVAFGSAGRQEATLWSDQDNGLIVGDELEEGAEIYFEKFGSCLSDILEVAGYPKCTGKVMCSEPIWRLSLTAWKQQLSEWSSDHAWEPTRLFIIASDMRHIAGSRELSESWKAYYRSCVLQQPDIIPALLRNTVRKYGLYIPLVNSIRTLALQRGITESSSIKRMEQIIFLEGGGLLLENVQHALKVALRMRMETSLHMKDGLIGSSGYMLKEQLKNKKVQYELRDTLGVVRRVHRSLQRELRFAERKGL; from the coding sequence ATGAAACCTCTGGAATCGAAAGATCTATTCCCGGAATTTCCGGAAATACTGGAGGCAAGAACGGAGCGAGAATTGAGAAATGCTCGGATAGCCGGACAAAACAAACTTTTAGAAATGAAAAGTGATACGAATCTGGATACTTGGATCTCCTGGGTCAACCGGATGCATGATGAAATCGGGCAGCACGCAGCTGTGTTATGTGAACAGATGATGGTAGAGGCTGGCTTCGGCCGGCCCCCAGTCCGTTATGCTTTTGTTGCATTCGGAAGTGCTGGCAGACAAGAGGCCACATTGTGGAGTGACCAGGATAACGGTTTGATTGTCGGTGATGAATTGGAGGAAGGGGCAGAAATCTACTTCGAGAAGTTCGGAAGCTGCTTGTCTGACATTCTTGAGGTTGCGGGATATCCGAAATGTACAGGAAAGGTTATGTGCTCCGAGCCGATCTGGAGATTGTCACTTACAGCCTGGAAACAGCAGCTTTCGGAGTGGAGTTCTGATCACGCATGGGAACCGACCCGACTTTTTATCATCGCTTCCGACATGAGACATATTGCCGGCAGTAGGGAACTGTCAGAGTCTTGGAAGGCATATTATCGAAGTTGTGTTTTGCAGCAGCCAGACATCATTCCAGCACTCCTTCGCAACACCGTCCGCAAATACGGCCTGTATATTCCCTTGGTGAACAGTATCCGTACATTGGCCTTGCAGCGGGGAATAACGGAATCTTCATCGATAAAACGGATGGAGCAGATTATATTCCTCGAAGGGGGCGGACTGCTGCTGGAAAATGTACAGCATGCCTTAAAAGTAGCTCTCAGGATGAGGATGGAGACCTCATTGCACATGAAAGACGGGCTCATAGGCAGCAGCGGTTATATGCTTAAAGAACAGCTTAAGAACAAAAAGGTTCAATATGAGCTGAGAGATACCTTAGGTGTGGTTCGCCGAGTACACCGTTCACTTCAAAGAGAACTGCGTTTTGCGGAGAGGAAAGGACTGTGA
- the tpx gene encoding thiol peroxidase has product MAQERTGVTTFKGNPLTLIGPELQVGDTAPDFTVSKNLLEDVSLKDFAGKIKLISVVPSLDTGVCDAQTRRFNEEAAGLGDDVIILTVSADLPFAQARWCGAAGVDRVITLSDYKSRSFGQAYGVLIKEFQLDMRSIFVVDQNDKVTYVEYLGEMTEHPNYEAAVEAVKSLR; this is encoded by the coding sequence ATGGCTCAAGAACGTACAGGCGTCACTACATTTAAAGGCAACCCTCTTACTCTCATCGGACCCGAACTTCAGGTAGGCGACACAGCTCCTGATTTCACGGTCAGCAAAAATCTGCTGGAAGACGTATCTCTTAAGGATTTTGCAGGCAAAATCAAGCTGATCAGCGTCGTTCCTTCCCTCGACACCGGCGTATGCGATGCTCAGACCCGCCGCTTTAATGAGGAAGCAGCCGGACTGGGTGATGACGTAATCATCCTAACTGTTAGCGCGGACCTTCCATTCGCTCAAGCACGCTGGTGCGGAGCAGCTGGTGTAGACCGTGTCATTACATTGTCTGACTACAAATCACGTTCCTTCGGGCAAGCCTACGGCGTGCTCATTAAGGAATTCCAGCTCGACATGCGCTCCATCTTCGTTGTAGATCAGAACGATAAAGTTACTTATGTGGAGTATCTCGGCGAAATGACCGAGCACCCTAACTATGAAGCAGCCGTTGAGGCCGTTAAGTCTCTGCGATAA
- a CDS encoding YjcZ family sporulation protein → MSCCAGGGYGFGSTVGIVLVLFILLVIILRSFFI, encoded by the coding sequence ATGTCCTGTTGTGCTGGCGGCGGTTATGGCTTCGGTTCTACTGTAGGGATCGTTCTGGTCCTCTTTATCTTGCTGGTTATCATCCTGCGTTCTTTCTTTATCTAA
- a CDS encoding LysR family transcriptional regulator, producing the protein MELRQLQYFVKVAQKEHVTQAAEELHVAQSAVSRQIHQLEEELGVNLFMQKGRNLQLTPVGQLFCKRVEGIMKDLDRAVIEIHEFLDPEQGEIRIGFPHSLGIHLIPSVVAEFRKNYPNVKFRFKQGMFPTLIRDVISAEVDLAFVSPFPERHDQVGGDVVLTEELFAILPPNHPLAGEKSIKLEQLKDERFVLFSKGYSLRPIVWHACLEAGFTPKIAFEGEETDTIRGLVAAGMGVSLLPEMALFQTNPLQPARVSITEPKVTRSIGLIHRADEKLPPVAQAFRTFLLQYFGLGPAAQPTKDSTPSRS; encoded by the coding sequence GTGGAATTAAGACAGTTACAATACTTCGTAAAGGTTGCGCAGAAGGAACACGTTACCCAAGCGGCAGAAGAGCTTCACGTGGCCCAGTCTGCGGTTAGCCGGCAGATTCATCAGTTGGAGGAAGAGCTCGGTGTTAATCTGTTTATGCAGAAGGGGCGTAACCTGCAGCTGACACCTGTCGGCCAGTTGTTCTGTAAACGGGTAGAAGGTATTATGAAAGATCTGGACCGTGCGGTAATAGAAATTCATGAATTTCTGGATCCGGAGCAGGGGGAGATCCGGATCGGATTTCCCCACAGCCTCGGTATTCATCTGATACCGTCTGTCGTGGCGGAATTTCGGAAGAATTATCCGAATGTGAAGTTCCGCTTCAAACAGGGCATGTTCCCAACGCTGATCCGGGATGTCATCTCTGCGGAAGTTGATCTGGCTTTTGTATCTCCATTCCCTGAGCGTCATGATCAGGTGGGGGGAGATGTGGTACTGACTGAGGAGTTGTTCGCGATCCTGCCTCCTAATCACCCGCTTGCGGGTGAGAAGAGCATCAAGCTGGAACAGCTTAAAGATGAGCGCTTTGTACTCTTCAGCAAAGGCTATTCTCTTCGCCCGATTGTGTGGCATGCCTGCCTGGAGGCTGGCTTTACTCCGAAAATCGCTTTTGAGGGAGAGGAAACGGATACCATCCGAGGTCTGGTCGCTGCGGGCATGGGAGTAAGTCTGCTGCCGGAAATGGCACTGTTCCAGACAAATCCGCTACAGCCGGCGAGAGTAAGCATCACAGAACCGAAAGTAACCCGCTCAATCGGGCTTATTCATCGGGCTGATGAGAAGCTACCGCCAGTCGCTCAGGCATTTCGGACGTTTCTATTGCAATATTTCGGTCTTGGTCCGGCTGCACAGCCAACCAAAGACAGCACCCCGTCCCGCTCTTAG
- a CDS encoding YesL family protein, giving the protein MEMKGAMGGLYKVTEWITRIAFTNILWALCSSPFLFMLLTKFLMAMQTPNAHNEQILANWIMGILAPFLLFPATAAMFTVVRKWVMGDPDIPIFKTFFKGYKENYKQAMIGGFVYTLLFVIMYIDYTVYMTQLKDFQLVGIVMLVLLLVLFVSMFNFFSMTVHYEMKTRQLLKNAILLTLIRPFRVFSTLAGCAVLVFIGTKMPVLFVFFLFSLMALLAFFNFYATYLKMQEQAERLKQIEEEESAEQVLLESMDNVKSDEKESKSRKS; this is encoded by the coding sequence TTGGAAATGAAAGGAGCCATGGGTGGCTTATATAAAGTTACCGAATGGATAACCCGCATCGCTTTTACCAATATTTTGTGGGCTTTATGTTCTTCGCCATTTTTATTTATGCTTCTGACAAAGTTCTTGATGGCGATGCAGACGCCGAATGCACACAATGAGCAGATTCTAGCGAATTGGATCATGGGGATATTGGCCCCGTTCTTGCTATTCCCCGCAACAGCAGCAATGTTTACGGTTGTGAGAAAATGGGTTATGGGTGATCCGGATATTCCGATTTTTAAGACATTTTTCAAGGGGTATAAGGAAAACTACAAACAAGCGATGATCGGCGGTTTTGTATATACTTTGCTGTTTGTCATTATGTATATTGACTACACCGTGTATATGACACAGCTTAAAGACTTCCAGCTTGTTGGAATTGTCATGCTGGTGCTGCTTCTTGTATTGTTCGTTTCCATGTTCAATTTCTTCTCGATGACCGTTCATTATGAAATGAAGACCCGCCAACTGCTAAAAAATGCGATCTTGCTTACACTGATCCGTCCGTTTCGTGTTTTTTCGACGCTGGCTGGATGCGCTGTCTTGGTATTTATCGGCACGAAAATGCCGGTGCTGTTCGTTTTTTTCCTGTTCTCTCTGATGGCTTTGCTTGCTTTCTTTAATTTCTATGCGACATACCTGAAAATGCAGGAGCAGGCAGAACGCCTGAAGCAGATTGAAGAGGAAGAATCGGCGGAACAAGTTTTGCTGGAAAGCATGGATAATGTTAAATCCGACGAAAAAGAGTCGAAATCACGAAAATCATAG
- a CDS encoding DUF1499 domain-containing protein: MSLKRVLTGIVRSYDGTSDRAKDPKLKTRYYNLSKEKCFEEVSSTLKKIPGYKVLHEVPSVGEITLEKKTSFGRTLDITVSVLGTNPVRSAVDMYSASRGSLGDLGANYRVILNLFSVLDKKLNKYKIDS, from the coding sequence TTGTCATTAAAACGAGTTCTAACGGGTATCGTGCGCAGCTATGACGGCACAAGCGACCGTGCTAAAGACCCCAAGCTGAAAACGCGTTATTACAATCTCTCTAAAGAGAAATGTTTTGAAGAAGTATCCTCAACGCTCAAAAAAATTCCGGGTTACAAAGTGCTTCATGAGGTGCCTTCAGTCGGAGAAATTACATTGGAGAAAAAAACCTCATTCGGACGTACATTGGATATTACGGTATCGGTGCTTGGAACCAATCCAGTAAGGTCCGCTGTCGATATGTATTCGGCTTCCCGCGGCTCTCTGGGTGACCTGGGAGCTAACTATCGCGTTATTTTAAATTTATTTTCAGTTTTGGACAAAAAGCTCAACAAGTATAAAATCGATAGTTAA
- a CDS encoding DEAD/DEAH box helicase translates to MKTFAEFGLEPQVLQAITELGFEEATPIQSQSIPIAISGKDMIGQAQTGTGKTAAFGLPLINKISKDEDRIVALVMAPTRELAIQVAEEIGKLSRFKGIRSLPIYGGQDIGRQIRALKKKPQIIIGTPGRLLDHINRKTIRLDDVQTVVLDEADEMLDMGFMDDIQSILKLVPDERQTMLFSATMPPNIQKLAQQFLKNPEHVSVIPKHVSAPLIDQAYIEVPERQKFEALSRLIDMESPELAIVFGRTKRRVDELAEALQKRGYSADGLHGDLSQHQRDTVMRKFRDGSIDVLVATDVAARGLDVSGVSHVVNFDLPQDPESYVHRIGRTGRAGKEGTAWSFVTPREMDHLHFIERVTRHRIPRKPLPTMAEAIEGKQRVTAERVLDVVEKAELNEYKGLAIQLLEQYDSVQLLAAAMKLLTGDTKKEADVQLTPEDPIRAKRRKPDIRSGRKPSGSYGRSNNSGGYNRDRNSSGNGGRGGYSKGGYGRDGGSGGYNRDRSSSNSGDRKPRSNSGDRRPNRSGDDSYRG, encoded by the coding sequence TTGAAAACATTTGCAGAATTTGGTCTGGAGCCTCAGGTACTCCAGGCAATAACAGAGCTAGGCTTTGAAGAAGCCACTCCGATCCAATCCCAATCCATTCCGATTGCGATCTCCGGAAAAGATATGATTGGACAAGCACAGACCGGTACAGGTAAAACTGCAGCATTCGGTCTTCCCCTGATCAACAAGATCTCCAAAGATGAGGATCGCATTGTCGCTCTCGTTATGGCACCGACCCGGGAACTGGCTATTCAGGTAGCTGAGGAAATCGGTAAATTATCCCGTTTTAAAGGAATCCGTTCCCTCCCAATTTACGGCGGACAAGACATCGGACGCCAAATTCGGGCTTTAAAAAAGAAGCCTCAAATTATTATCGGTACACCAGGACGTTTACTTGACCACATTAACAGAAAAACGATCCGTTTGGATGATGTTCAGACCGTTGTTCTGGATGAAGCGGATGAAATGCTGGATATGGGCTTCATGGATGACATTCAGTCCATTCTTAAGCTCGTTCCAGACGAACGCCAAACAATGCTCTTCTCGGCAACAATGCCCCCTAACATTCAGAAGCTTGCCCAGCAATTCTTGAAAAACCCTGAGCATGTATCTGTTATTCCTAAGCACGTAAGTGCGCCATTGATCGACCAAGCTTACATTGAAGTGCCTGAGCGTCAGAAATTTGAAGCTCTGAGCCGTTTGATCGACATGGAATCTCCTGAACTTGCCATCGTCTTTGGACGTACCAAGCGCCGGGTAGATGAACTGGCAGAAGCATTGCAGAAACGCGGTTACTCTGCAGACGGACTGCATGGTGACCTGTCCCAGCATCAGCGTGATACAGTTATGCGTAAATTCCGTGACGGTAGCATTGACGTCCTGGTAGCAACCGACGTAGCTGCCCGCGGTCTCGACGTATCGGGCGTATCACATGTTGTGAACTTTGACCTTCCGCAGGATCCTGAAAGTTATGTACACCGTATCGGCCGTACAGGCCGTGCTGGTAAAGAAGGTACGGCATGGTCTTTCGTAACTCCACGGGAAATGGATCACCTTCATTTCATCGAACGGGTAACCCGTCACCGTATTCCGCGTAAGCCGCTTCCAACGATGGCAGAAGCTATCGAGGGCAAACAGCGCGTAACTGCGGAACGTGTACTTGATGTCGTTGAGAAAGCTGAGCTTAACGAATACAAAGGTTTGGCTATTCAGCTTCTGGAGCAGTATGATTCCGTACAATTACTCGCAGCAGCGATGAAACTGTTGACTGGCGACACCAAAAAAGAAGCGGATGTACAGCTTACACCGGAAGATCCGATTCGCGCGAAGCGTCGGAAACCGGATATCCGTAGTGGACGCAAGCCTAGCGGTAGTTATGGTCGCAGCAACAACTCCGGTGGTTACAACCGTGATCGCAATAGCAGCGGAAACGGTGGACGCGGAGGGTACTCCAAAGGCGGCTACGGACGTGATGGCGGCAGTGGCGGCTACAACCGTGACCGTAGCAGTAGCAACAGCGGAGACCGCAAGCCTCGGAGTAACAGCGGAGACCGTCGCCCTAACCGCAGCGGTGACGATTCTTACAGAGGTTAA
- a CDS encoding MerR family transcriptional regulator, translating to MNLYRIGELAKAAGISERTIDYYTKLGLIHPEKRTLKNYRLYSHETLNTLQRINQLKQEKYTLEEIKDTLERWKSVAEDAEVTDKLTKLEIQIQQLERDVKELNPLLKDLKPNQARAVLTNILPKGAACIESLQILLNQFTPM from the coding sequence ATGAATCTGTATCGCATTGGTGAGTTGGCAAAGGCTGCCGGAATCAGTGAAAGAACCATCGATTATTATACGAAGCTTGGTCTTATCCACCCCGAGAAGCGGACTTTAAAAAATTACCGTCTGTACAGTCATGAAACCTTAAACACGTTACAACGTATTAATCAACTAAAACAAGAGAAATATACCCTCGAAGAGATTAAAGATACGCTGGAGCGTTGGAAATCGGTTGCTGAGGATGCTGAAGTCACGGATAAATTGACCAAACTGGAAATTCAAATCCAGCAGCTTGAACGGGATGTCAAGGAACTTAACCCTCTGCTGAAAGACTTAAAGCCGAATCAGGCACGCGCAGTGTTAACCAATATCCTTCCGAAGGGAGCGGCTTGTATCGAGTCGCTGCAAATATTACTCAATCAATTTACTCCCATGTAA